Proteins encoded together in one Pseudomonas sp. ADAK13 window:
- a CDS encoding ABC transporter ATP-binding protein: MNAPLQGHTASNPTATEALLSVDKVSLEYRTPERVVRATHQVSFAIDPADRFVLLGPSGCGKSTLLKSIAGFIKPCEGEIRLLGQKVEQPGPDRIVVFQEFDQLPPWKTVKQNVMFPLLASKTLKRREAEERALYYLEKVGLTAFADAYPHTLSGGMKARVAIARALAMQPKILLMDEPFAALDALTRRKMQEELLLLWEEVRFTLLFVTHSIEEALVVGNRILLLSPHPGRVRAEIHSHQYDLHSLGGVAFQASARRIHRLLFDEAPEAETELGFADIRIAY; this comes from the coding sequence ATGAACGCGCCCTTGCAAGGCCACACGGCCAGCAACCCGACGGCTACCGAAGCCCTGCTTTCGGTGGATAAAGTCAGCCTTGAATACCGCACGCCTGAACGGGTCGTGCGGGCCACCCACCAGGTCAGTTTCGCGATCGACCCGGCCGACCGCTTTGTACTGCTGGGGCCTTCGGGCTGCGGCAAATCCACGCTGCTGAAATCCATCGCCGGCTTTATCAAACCGTGCGAGGGCGAGATTCGTCTGCTCGGGCAAAAAGTCGAGCAACCGGGCCCGGATCGCATCGTGGTGTTCCAGGAATTCGACCAACTGCCGCCGTGGAAAACCGTCAAGCAGAACGTCATGTTTCCGCTGCTGGCCTCCAAGACTCTCAAGCGTCGCGAGGCCGAAGAGCGGGCGCTGTATTACCTGGAAAAAGTCGGCCTGACGGCGTTCGCCGACGCCTACCCGCACACTCTGTCCGGCGGCATGAAAGCCCGCGTGGCGATCGCCCGGGCGTTGGCCATGCAGCCGAAAATCCTGCTGATGGACGAACCCTTCGCCGCCCTCGATGCCCTGACCCGCCGCAAGATGCAGGAAGAGCTGCTGCTGCTCTGGGAAGAGGTGCGTTTCACCCTGTTGTTCGTCACCCACTCCATCGAAGAAGCGCTGGTGGTGGGCAACCGCATCCTGTTGCTGTCGCCGCATCCGGGCCGGGTGCGGGCGGAAATCCACAGCCATCAATACGACCTTCACAGCCTCGGCGGTGTGGCGTTCCAGGCTTCGGCGCGGCGCATTCATCGGCTGTTGTTTGATGAAGCGCCCGAGGCGGAAACCGAGCTGGGTTTCGCCGATATCCGCATCGCTTATTGA
- a CDS encoding SRPBCC family protein: MKPDTLIRNPCARPVVSSVVIARDAAHVWAVVGDFAGFDRFIPALAHIEMTGAGMGSLRKKFFHDGNLVVEQLNSRDEQAMQMTWTTIYNTLGVARLWAAIRVEALGECSSKVTWTIIAEPVEHGKEGFEAFVQAFADSALENVRQMFG; encoded by the coding sequence ATGAAACCCGATACGTTGATTCGCAACCCATGCGCCAGGCCAGTGGTGTCTTCAGTGGTGATTGCCCGTGACGCCGCCCACGTGTGGGCAGTGGTGGGGGACTTTGCAGGGTTTGACAGATTCATCCCCGCGCTGGCGCACATAGAGATGACCGGCGCGGGCATGGGGTCGCTGCGCAAGAAATTCTTCCACGACGGAAACCTGGTAGTGGAGCAACTCAACAGCCGCGACGAACAGGCCATGCAGATGACCTGGACAACGATTTACAACACCCTTGGTGTGGCCCGGCTATGGGCGGCGATACGTGTGGAGGCTTTGGGGGAGTGCAGTTCGAAAGTGACCTGGACGATCATTGCCGAGCCGGTTGAGCACGGTAAGGAGGGGTTTGAAGCATTTGTGCAGGCGTTCGCCGACAGCGCGCTGGAGAATGTGCGGCAGATGTTTGGCTGA
- a CDS encoding GntR family transcriptional regulator, with amino-acid sequence MTQKPNPLSSIQISGPIPAHLARSVIEETLRNAILDGRLPCGTAMRQQELASLFGVSRMPVREALRQLEAQSLLHVVTHKGAVVAPLIEDHSAETYALRILLESEALRLSIPLLTPDDIAQAGAFIDALERETDYTEIGRLNRLFHMALYGKAGNQRLLKLVEHGLNEEERFLRFNLEAMGLGKTSQEDHRELLDLVAQKKVEESILTLRNHLTRGMEVITGYLKSLEETEENAPL; translated from the coding sequence GTGACGCAGAAGCCGAACCCTTTGAGCAGCATCCAGATCAGCGGGCCTATCCCCGCCCATCTCGCCCGCTCCGTGATTGAAGAAACATTGCGCAACGCCATCCTGGATGGTCGCTTGCCCTGCGGCACCGCCATGCGCCAACAGGAGTTGGCCAGCTTGTTCGGGGTCAGCCGGATGCCGGTGCGCGAGGCATTGCGTCAACTGGAAGCGCAGTCGCTGCTGCATGTGGTTACCCATAAAGGGGCGGTGGTGGCGCCGCTGATTGAAGACCATTCGGCGGAAACTTACGCCCTGCGCATCCTCCTGGAATCCGAAGCGCTGCGCTTGTCGATTCCCCTGCTCACGCCCGATGACATTGCTCAGGCTGGCGCCTTCATTGATGCGCTGGAGCGGGAAACCGATTACACCGAAATTGGCCGGCTCAACCGCCTGTTCCACATGGCGCTGTATGGCAAGGCGGGCAATCAGCGGTTGCTCAAGCTGGTTGAACACGGCTTGAACGAAGAAGAGCGTTTCCTGCGCTTCAACCTGGAGGCCATGGGCCTGGGCAAGACGTCCCAGGAAGACCACCGCGAACTGCTCGACCTGGTGGCACAAAAGAAAGTCGAGGAAAGCATCCTGACCTTGCGTAACCACCTCACCCGCGGCATGGAGGTGATTACCGGTTATCTCAAAAGTCTTGAAGAGACTGAAGAGAACGCCCCGCTGTAA
- a CDS encoding amino acid adenylation domain-containing protein, protein MRRLKIGLVGISAALDEVGQTLEQYGHALTQTSDARDVDLLIDDGSEAIPPGLVHTALMSLRLGLGTQTDGGLPTLQFRCYASAHRLLAVLNVDAEPSGNGQRLRRQAATRLVEWVAQHVSGFSRDAGYFSQTAIASDAPEHSLQALASLAYLHRFNQTADSALQQQAQVPMIERLEISLQTFAERPALNIAGNVLSYRQLHRKSLAIQQHLWPLLEAGDTPQVIGVCLGKSLELYASILAVLGCGAVYLPLEPGHPPQRQQAMLENAGVSVLLEDGRHPLRGRFTALNVSPLDTHATPPLLRQRPAMDAPCMVLHTSGTTGQPKGALLSQYNLAHFTAWFGSHVQLSEHSRVLQFSPLSFDSSLIDIFAPLIAGAELIVPGEDARRDPQQLVELIRQQRVTHAFLPPALLSILPRDQPLGLAHLITGGDVCEPCVIEQLAGQCSLHNFYGPTEATVLVTHRALQPGDSNRNVGTPIANSRVLILDEQRQPVDEQVMGELYIVGPGVSLGYLNQPQNTAEHFVHLTLPDGQTLRAYRSGDLAKWTEDGIELGGRRDQQVKIRGFRVEPQEIEHCLRSSQLFRQVAVVIDRDQRILAFVAQPEAQGTLSALQQHARQTLPDYLQPALCTELGSMPCTPNGKVDRQALLALPIQPVPAINRCSPQTPVQAQLLKLWSELLGVPVAQLSTQDSFFELGGHSILLSTMLLRIREQFGRSLSLNRFFETPTVRTLAALMGDGAVPEAPASQATRDALRELDMQMLPADQAGEPRKVIVTGANSFLGVHIVEALLAEGALEVACLVRERPGHSATVRFAEALRDYRLEHLDLSRVRVYAADISQPRLGLASEVYDYLAGEFGVLVHNAAHVNHVMDYATLAKDNVEPVLECLRLCETRRKKVFNFISTLSAASSIDAQGQVLETPAATTPPLYIQNGYNLSKWVAERLLGRAVEQGAWVNIHRPGNISFNCRNGVCEPQKNRLMLMLKGSLQLGLMPRLGLNFDLMPVDFLARFVAFHSGRCSAGGNVFNLHNPQPLSWESYVDAFRQAGHGFEWVSVAHWQRHLHTVDSRNALFGVLGFYLNGLEEDIGDTSMIGHDNARRGVEQMGAHYPEKSPALLRKGCEYLKSIGFL, encoded by the coding sequence ATGAGGCGCCTGAAGATTGGGTTGGTGGGCATCAGCGCGGCGTTGGATGAAGTGGGGCAGACACTGGAGCAATACGGTCATGCCCTTACGCAAACGAGCGACGCAAGGGACGTCGACCTGCTGATTGATGACGGTAGCGAGGCAATCCCGCCGGGCCTGGTTCACACGGCCTTGATGAGCTTGCGCCTGGGCCTCGGGACGCAGACTGACGGTGGGCTGCCGACCCTGCAATTCAGGTGCTACGCCAGCGCACACCGACTCCTGGCGGTCCTGAACGTTGACGCAGAACCCAGCGGCAACGGCCAACGGTTGCGGCGCCAGGCAGCTACTCGCCTGGTGGAATGGGTGGCCCAACACGTCAGCGGTTTCTCCCGGGACGCGGGCTATTTTTCGCAAACCGCGATCGCCTCCGATGCTCCCGAACACAGCCTGCAAGCGCTCGCATCGTTGGCGTACCTGCATCGCTTTAACCAGACCGCCGACTCGGCGCTGCAGCAACAAGCCCAGGTGCCCATGATCGAACGACTGGAGATCAGTCTTCAAACCTTCGCCGAACGACCGGCGCTGAACATCGCCGGGAACGTGCTGAGTTATCGACAGTTGCATCGCAAGAGCCTGGCTATCCAGCAGCATCTTTGGCCTTTGCTTGAGGCCGGCGACACACCGCAGGTAATTGGCGTTTGCCTGGGCAAGTCCCTTGAGCTGTACGCCAGCATCCTCGCGGTGCTGGGCTGCGGCGCGGTGTACCTGCCACTGGAGCCGGGCCACCCGCCACAACGCCAACAAGCCATGCTGGAAAACGCCGGCGTCTCGGTGCTGCTGGAGGACGGCCGGCATCCACTGCGAGGCCGTTTTACCGCCCTGAATGTCAGCCCCCTCGACACGCACGCCACCCCGCCGCTACTGCGCCAGCGCCCGGCCATGGACGCCCCTTGCATGGTGCTGCACACCTCGGGCACCACCGGCCAGCCCAAAGGCGCGCTGCTGAGTCAGTACAACCTGGCCCACTTCACTGCCTGGTTCGGCAGCCATGTGCAACTGAGCGAGCACAGCCGGGTGCTGCAGTTCTCACCATTGAGCTTCGACTCTTCGCTGATTGATATTTTCGCCCCCCTGATCGCAGGCGCCGAGCTGATCGTGCCCGGTGAAGACGCGCGGCGCGACCCGCAACAACTGGTGGAACTGATCCGGCAACAGCGCGTGACCCATGCCTTCCTGCCGCCGGCACTGCTGAGCATCCTCCCGCGGGATCAACCCTTGGGCCTGGCGCACCTGATAACCGGAGGTGATGTCTGCGAGCCCTGTGTCATCGAGCAACTGGCGGGACAGTGCTCCTTGCACAACTTCTATGGGCCGACGGAAGCCACCGTGCTGGTGACCCACCGCGCGCTGCAGCCGGGCGACAGCAATCGCAACGTGGGGACGCCCATCGCCAACAGCCGGGTACTGATCCTCGACGAGCAACGTCAACCGGTGGATGAACAGGTGATGGGCGAGCTGTACATCGTCGGTCCCGGTGTCAGCCTGGGTTACCTCAATCAGCCGCAGAACACCGCCGAGCATTTCGTACACCTGACGTTGCCCGACGGCCAGACCTTGCGGGCCTACCGCAGCGGCGATCTGGCGAAATGGACGGAAGATGGCATCGAGCTGGGCGGGCGTCGGGATCAGCAGGTGAAGATCCGTGGCTTTCGGGTCGAGCCCCAAGAGATCGAACACTGCCTGCGCAGCAGCCAGCTGTTTCGCCAGGTGGCGGTGGTGATCGACCGTGATCAGCGGATCCTGGCGTTTGTCGCGCAACCGGAGGCCCAGGGCACCCTGTCTGCGCTCCAGCAACATGCCCGGCAAACACTGCCCGACTATCTGCAACCTGCCCTGTGCACGGAGCTTGGGAGCATGCCGTGTACGCCCAATGGCAAGGTCGACCGCCAGGCCTTGCTGGCGCTGCCGATTCAACCGGTGCCGGCCATCAACCGCTGCTCGCCGCAGACACCGGTGCAGGCGCAGCTGCTGAAGCTATGGAGCGAGTTGCTCGGCGTGCCCGTTGCACAGCTGTCGACGCAGGACAGCTTCTTCGAGCTCGGCGGCCATTCCATCCTGTTGTCGACGATGTTGCTGCGTATCCGCGAGCAGTTCGGTCGCAGCCTCTCCCTTAACCGTTTTTTCGAAACGCCCACCGTCCGTACCCTGGCGGCGCTGATGGGTGACGGCGCGGTCCCTGAAGCGCCGGCCAGCCAGGCAACACGGGATGCGCTGCGTGAACTGGACATGCAGATGTTGCCAGCGGACCAGGCGGGTGAACCCCGCAAGGTGATCGTGACCGGGGCCAACAGTTTTCTCGGGGTGCATATCGTCGAGGCGTTACTGGCCGAGGGCGCACTTGAGGTGGCGTGCCTGGTGCGTGAGCGCCCCGGGCATTCAGCCACTGTGAGGTTCGCCGAGGCGCTGCGCGATTACCGCCTGGAACACCTGGACCTGAGTCGGGTACGGGTATACGCCGCCGACATCAGTCAGCCGCGCCTTGGCCTGGCCAGCGAGGTGTATGACTACCTCGCCGGGGAGTTCGGCGTGCTGGTGCACAACGCCGCCCACGTCAATCATGTGATGGATTACGCCACGCTGGCCAAGGACAACGTCGAGCCCGTGCTGGAATGCCTGCGCCTGTGTGAAACCCGGCGCAAGAAGGTCTTCAATTTCATCTCGACACTGTCGGCGGCCAGCAGCATCGACGCACAAGGCCAGGTACTCGAAACGCCCGCTGCCACCACACCGCCGCTGTATATCCAGAATGGCTACAACCTGTCCAAGTGGGTCGCGGAACGCCTGCTGGGGCGTGCCGTCGAGCAAGGGGCCTGGGTCAATATCCACCGTCCCGGCAACATCAGTTTCAACTGCCGCAATGGTGTCTGCGAGCCACAGAAAAATCGCCTGATGTTAATGCTCAAGGGCTCACTGCAACTGGGCCTGATGCCCCGCCTGGGGTTGAATTTTGACCTGATGCCGGTGGACTTTCTCGCGCGGTTTGTTGCGTTCCACAGCGGGCGCTGCAGTGCTGGGGGAAATGTGTTCAACCTGCACAATCCGCAACCCTTGAGCTGGGAGTCCTACGTCGATGCGTTTCGCCAGGCCGGCCATGGGTTCGAGTGGGTGAGCGTGGCCCACTGGCAACGTCACCTGCACACGGTGGATAGCCGCAATGCGCTGTTCGGCGTGCTGGGTTTTTATCTCAATGGTTTGGAGGAGGACATCGGCGACACCTCGATGATCGGCCATGACAACGCCCGGCGTGGTGTCGAGCAGATGGGCGCGCACTACCCCGAAAAAAGTCCGGCGCTGTTGCGCAAGGGCTGCGAGTACCTCAAGAGCATCGGCTTCCTGTAA
- a CDS encoding TauD/TfdA dioxygenase family protein has translation MSATSTVPTATDTTQTFEIRPFPGSVGAEIIGLDLTRPVSDQDFARIHRAHLDHHVVVFRDQRITPEQQIAFSRRFGVLQIHVLKQFLLANHPEILIVSNIIENGQSIGLGDAGKFWHSDLSYKELPSLGSMLHAQELPSEGGDTLFADMHKAWDNLPEPLRKAVEGRSAAHSYTARYSETKFEGNWRPTLTPEQLAQVAEVVHPIVRTHPENGRKALFVSEGFTTRIVGLPEDESRDLLAQLYAHSVLPENIYRHQWQPHDMVFWDNRSLIHLAAGCPSHLRRKLYRTTIQGDAPF, from the coding sequence ATGTCTGCCACCTCTACTGTTCCAACAGCGACCGACACCACACAAACCTTCGAGATCCGTCCATTTCCCGGCAGCGTCGGTGCCGAGATCATTGGCCTGGACCTGACCCGCCCGGTCAGCGACCAGGACTTCGCGCGCATTCACCGCGCGCATCTGGACCATCACGTCGTGGTCTTCCGCGACCAACGCATCACCCCCGAACAACAGATCGCCTTCAGCCGCCGCTTCGGTGTGCTGCAAATCCATGTGCTCAAACAGTTCCTGCTGGCCAACCACCCGGAAATCCTGATCGTCTCCAACATCATCGAAAACGGCCAATCCATCGGCCTGGGAGATGCCGGCAAATTCTGGCACTCGGACCTTTCCTATAAAGAGTTGCCGAGCCTGGGCTCGATGCTCCATGCCCAGGAGCTGCCGTCCGAGGGTGGCGACACGTTGTTCGCCGACATGCACAAAGCCTGGGACAACCTGCCCGAGCCCCTGCGCAAGGCCGTAGAAGGCCGCAGTGCTGCGCATTCGTACACCGCACGCTATAGCGAAACCAAATTCGAAGGCAATTGGCGCCCAACCCTCACCCCAGAGCAACTGGCTCAAGTGGCGGAAGTGGTGCACCCGATCGTGCGCACCCACCCGGAAAACGGCCGCAAGGCGCTGTTCGTCAGTGAGGGCTTCACCACCCGCATCGTCGGCCTGCCGGAAGATGAAAGCCGCGACTTGCTGGCCCAGCTCTACGCCCATAGCGTGCTGCCGGAAAACATCTACCGCCACCAGTGGCAGCCCCACGACATGGTGTTCTGGGACAACCGTTCGCTGATCCACCTGGCGGCCGGCTGCCCGAGCCACCTGCGGCGCAAGTTGTACCGCACCACCATCCAGGGCGACGCGCCTTTCTGA
- a CDS encoding ABC transporter substrate-binding protein has protein sequence MSKKIPFARLAATVGLGISLLAGSLVAPAAAQAEGEIRIAEQFGIVYLLLNVVRDQNLIEKYGKQEGIDIKVDWTQLSGGAAVNDALLSGSIDIAGAGVGPLLTIWDRTHGKQNVKAVASLGNFPYYLVSNNPKVKTIADFTEKDRIAVPAVGVSVQSRFLQYAAAKQWGDKEFNRLDKYTVAVPHPDATAALIAGGTELTGHFSNPPFQEQALTNPNVHVVLNSYDILGPNSPTVLFATEKFRNDNPKTYKAFVEALTEAAQFAQNDKGAAADTYIRVTKAKIDRAELLKIIENPQFEFSVTPKNTYPLAEFLYRVGAIKNKPESWKDYFFQDAKPLQGS, from the coding sequence ATGTCCAAGAAAATCCCATTTGCGCGCCTGGCCGCCACGGTTGGCCTGGGCATCAGCCTGCTGGCCGGCAGCCTGGTTGCACCTGCCGCCGCCCAGGCCGAAGGCGAGATTCGCATCGCCGAGCAGTTCGGCATCGTCTACCTGCTGCTCAACGTGGTGCGCGACCAGAACCTGATCGAGAAGTACGGCAAGCAGGAAGGCATCGACATCAAGGTCGACTGGACCCAATTGTCCGGTGGTGCAGCCGTCAACGACGCCTTGCTCTCCGGCTCCATCGACATTGCAGGGGCCGGTGTTGGCCCGCTGCTGACCATCTGGGACCGCACCCACGGCAAACAGAACGTGAAAGCCGTCGCCTCCCTGGGCAACTTCCCGTACTACCTGGTAAGCAACAATCCCAAGGTTAAGACCATCGCGGACTTCACCGAAAAAGACCGCATTGCGGTGCCGGCGGTGGGCGTCTCCGTGCAGTCGCGTTTCCTGCAATACGCCGCTGCCAAGCAATGGGGCGACAAGGAATTCAATCGCCTCGACAAGTACACCGTCGCCGTTCCGCACCCGGATGCGACCGCTGCGCTGATTGCCGGTGGTACCGAACTGACCGGGCATTTCTCCAACCCGCCGTTCCAGGAACAGGCCCTGACCAACCCGAACGTGCACGTGGTGCTCAACTCCTATGACATCCTCGGGCCGAACTCGCCGACGGTGCTGTTCGCCACCGAGAAATTCCGCAACGACAACCCGAAAACCTACAAGGCGTTCGTCGAGGCACTGACCGAAGCGGCACAATTCGCCCAGAACGACAAAGGCGCCGCCGCCGACACCTACATCCGCGTGACCAAGGCCAAGATCGACCGTGCCGAGTTGCTGAAAATCATCGAGAACCCGCAGTTCGAATTCAGCGTCACCCCGAAAAATACCTACCCGCTGGCGGAATTCCTCTACCGCGTCGGCGCGATCAAAAACAAACCCGAATCGTGGAAGGATTACTTCTTCCAGGACGCCAAACCGCTGCAAGGGAGCTGA
- a CDS encoding DUF3050 domain-containing protein, producing the protein MLQHSHLLKQKKQKLHSHPLFTQINTLPKLRYFMENHVFAVWDFMTLTKRLQHDLTGMRLPWLPPPDPQAARLINEIVLGEESDACPGHGHGSHFELYLEAMREVGASTTAIEKFITLQRDGSDAETALQSVDAHPAVAHFVRSTLQVALNAPTHCVAAAFLHGRESVIPAMFKRVLEGCEKLHRQAPTFCYYLKRHMEVDAEEHGPAAEQLLQRLTLADPSREQQANSAALSAVESRLALWDGLRLCLPEVRV; encoded by the coding sequence ATGCTCCAGCACTCACACCTGCTTAAACAAAAAAAGCAGAAGTTACACAGCCATCCATTATTTACACAAATAAACACACTTCCAAAGTTGCGATACTTTATGGAAAACCATGTGTTCGCTGTTTGGGACTTCATGACGCTGACCAAACGCCTGCAACATGACCTGACGGGTATGCGCCTGCCGTGGTTGCCGCCGCCGGACCCGCAAGCGGCACGCCTGATCAATGAGATCGTGTTGGGCGAAGAGTCGGACGCCTGTCCCGGTCACGGCCACGGCAGCCACTTCGAGTTGTACCTGGAAGCCATGCGTGAAGTCGGCGCCAGCACCACGGCCATCGAAAAATTCATCACCCTGCAACGCGACGGCAGCGATGCAGAAACGGCCCTGCAAAGCGTCGATGCCCATCCTGCCGTGGCCCATTTCGTCAGGAGCACCTTGCAGGTTGCCCTGAACGCACCGACCCACTGTGTGGCGGCCGCCTTTCTCCACGGCCGCGAGAGCGTCATACCGGCGATGTTCAAGCGTGTCCTGGAGGGGTGCGAGAAGCTCCACCGCCAAGCCCCGACCTTCTGCTACTACCTCAAGCGCCACATGGAGGTTGACGCAGAGGAGCATGGCCCGGCGGCGGAGCAACTGCTGCAACGCCTCACACTGGCCGACCCGAGCCGCGAGCAGCAGGCCAACAGTGCCGCCCTGAGCGCCGTGGAAAGCCGCCTGGCCTTATGGGACGGGTTGCGCCTGTGCCTGCCGGAGGTACGCGTATGA
- a CDS encoding diiron oxygenase, whose protein sequence is MNPVDYRSCADDWERRATIRTRPRRLLENDQKLIYPLSRQPLVLSATFVDQCPQCRDVVLLQTFYKFINDVVIFETEIVDKTARRIAKNRFSVPFPLACRYDAMTVVVDEDYHALVALDFMQQAVEMTGIAPLELPGQIELSRALPAALALAPEHLRDAVELIAVAIAENTVTHDVAAFSKDDSVKQSIRGLMADHLFDEGRHGVFWTRLVRIYWQSASAEDRDCIARILPVFLQHYLTHDLQKNFDLQLIEHLDISASTRAALRAEVHAMDFPITRQHPLLGNIKAFLNHSGLLQTASVVQALDAFLPTPGVHP, encoded by the coding sequence ATGAACCCTGTCGACTATCGCTCATGTGCCGACGATTGGGAGCGCCGCGCGACCATCCGTACCCGCCCGCGCCGCCTGCTGGAAAACGATCAAAAGCTGATCTATCCCTTGAGCCGACAACCCTTGGTGCTGAGTGCGACCTTTGTCGATCAATGCCCACAGTGCCGCGATGTTGTCTTGTTGCAGACGTTCTACAAGTTCATCAACGACGTGGTGATCTTTGAAACCGAAATCGTCGACAAGACCGCACGCCGCATTGCCAAGAATCGCTTTTCGGTGCCCTTCCCGCTCGCCTGTCGCTACGACGCCATGACCGTGGTGGTGGACGAGGATTACCACGCCCTCGTCGCCCTCGACTTCATGCAACAGGCCGTCGAGATGACGGGCATCGCGCCCCTTGAACTGCCCGGGCAAATCGAACTGAGCCGCGCCTTGCCTGCCGCGCTGGCGCTGGCTCCCGAACACCTGCGCGATGCCGTGGAGTTGATCGCAGTGGCCATCGCCGAGAACACCGTGACCCATGACGTGGCGGCGTTTTCCAAGGACGACAGCGTCAAGCAATCCATCCGTGGATTGATGGCCGACCACTTGTTTGACGAGGGCCGTCATGGGGTTTTCTGGACGCGACTGGTACGGATCTATTGGCAGTCTGCGAGCGCCGAAGACCGCGACTGCATCGCCCGGATCCTGCCAGTATTCCTCCAGCATTACCTGACCCACGACCTGCAAAAGAACTTCGACCTGCAACTGATCGAGCACCTGGACATCAGCGCCAGCACTCGCGCTGCGTTGCGTGCCGAGGTGCACGCGATGGACTTTCCCATCACCCGCCAGCACCCGTTGCTCGGCAATATCAAGGCGTTCCTGAATCACAGCGGCCTGCTGCAAACGGCGAGCGTGGTCCAGGCCCTGGACGCCTTTCTTCCGACGCCAGGAGTTCACCCATGA